The Paenibacillus sp. FSL R7-0204 genome includes a region encoding these proteins:
- the hemQ gene encoding hydrogen peroxide-dependent heme synthase → MNEAALTLEGWYALHDFRLLNWTAWTAADDEERAVALEELHAFMQEWGPVEEAKEGSTAVYSIVGQKADFVMMFLRESLEALNALETAFNKIAFAQYTTKAYSYVSIVELSNYAAGGSAGDGSDPMLNPHVAARLKPVLPQMKHICFYPMNKKRELADNWYMLDMEKRRELMYSHGLIGRSYAGKVKQIITGSVGFDDWEWGVTLFAEDALQFKKLVYEMRFDEVSARYGEFGPFYVGNLLNEESFEEMLKL, encoded by the coding sequence TTGAACGAAGCCGCTTTGACACTGGAAGGCTGGTATGCGCTGCATGACTTCCGCTTGCTGAACTGGACAGCCTGGACGGCAGCCGATGACGAGGAACGGGCAGTGGCCCTGGAGGAGCTGCATGCCTTCATGCAGGAGTGGGGACCTGTCGAGGAAGCGAAGGAGGGCAGCACTGCTGTCTATTCCATCGTGGGCCAGAAGGCTGATTTCGTGATGATGTTTCTGAGAGAGAGTCTGGAGGCGCTGAATGCGCTGGAGACCGCTTTTAACAAAATCGCCTTTGCCCAATATACTACGAAGGCTTATTCCTATGTAAGCATCGTTGAGCTCAGCAACTACGCCGCAGGAGGAAGTGCCGGTGACGGCAGCGATCCGATGCTGAACCCGCATGTCGCTGCCCGGCTGAAGCCTGTACTGCCGCAAATGAAGCATATCTGCTTCTACCCGATGAACAAGAAGCGTGAGCTTGCCGACAACTGGTACATGCTGGATATGGAGAAACGCCGGGAGCTGATGTATTCGCACGGCCTGATCGGACGCAGCTATGCCGGCAAGGTGAAGCAGATCATCACCGGCTCCGTCGGCTTTGATGACTGGGAGTGGGGCGTAACTCTGTTCGCCGAGGATGCCCTGCAGTTCAAGAAGCTCGTCTACGAGATGCGCTTCGATGAAGTCAGCGCCCGCTACGGCGAGTTCGGCCCCTTCTATGTCGGCAACCTGCTGAACGAAGAATCGTTCGAGGAGATGCTGAAGCTGTAA
- a CDS encoding putative holin-like toxin has product MTVFEAMMLMLTFGLLIVALLSNQRK; this is encoded by the coding sequence GTGACAGTGTTTGAAGCAATGATGCTTATGCTAACCTTTGGTTTGCTTATCGTAGCGCTACTGTCCAATCAACGCAAATAG